A genomic window from Paucibacter sp. KCTC 42545 includes:
- a CDS encoding TonB-dependent receptor plug domain-containing protein yields the protein MNKPVLHQLAWRTCLLTAVIPIAIRAQEIPQNDGIGRAAGTKLERVEVNSRALSDVELRRQSKIAKQYFGREELDKYGDTTLPDLFKRLPGIDVQNGSPTLRGLSARYTQVLINGEPAPPGFSLDQMSPALVERIEIARTAVADQSTQAVAGTINIILKEAPSRAQNDLRATVEYYAEHPTTGFNYVWGQRKGGLSATLPLAYFEWHGIQNIRNERIMEGLDGNPSHAVQRGQAGFGGWFITAAPRLNWKLNDDETIGLNSYLRRIASYSHSSYANLILAGLPSLEDDSVGSGEGNTVNLNMSWNKVFTSERKLELKMGGLQTHSASQSSTFYRDTSTNELRPQRLSLGDVHERGLSQSGKLVELAGDAHTVSMGWDFDQRRREERRTVTERGILQTDSLEGESFAATLTRGAVYVQDEWEIAPFWSAYYGLRWEQIRTNSVLEVSTAPVRNTSAVLSPLLTLNYALDAKKRDIVRLSLARTYKAPELNQLLARPIINGLFPDITISNTELAPDRVGNSALRPELATGLDIAFEKYLSGSAFLSIGYFQREIRDLIRNVTTRMDVPYAKVPRWIAVPQNFSKAQTSGLEVEVKGRAGDLIPSLIDAKAPLNVRSALNLYWSKVDAVQLPNSRLENQQPWSALLSVDYRWQQVPLHAGATLTYRPGYAAQATPTTLYTTNLSRGFDLFAAWTINASSTLRFNARNIAPVETVTATYLPDGFQQSARLPSTIYGLSIELKL from the coding sequence ATGAACAAACCAGTACTACACCAACTTGCTTGGCGCACTTGTTTGCTCACTGCCGTGATACCCATTGCGATACGAGCCCAAGAGATTCCACAGAATGATGGCATCGGGCGCGCAGCCGGCACCAAATTAGAACGAGTCGAAGTCAACTCGCGTGCCCTTTCCGACGTCGAGTTGCGCAGGCAGTCGAAAATTGCCAAGCAGTACTTCGGCCGCGAAGAGCTCGACAAGTATGGTGACACGACGCTGCCAGACCTCTTCAAACGACTTCCCGGCATCGATGTGCAGAACGGCTCGCCCACACTCCGGGGCCTTTCAGCGCGCTATACGCAAGTTCTGATCAACGGCGAACCCGCGCCTCCCGGATTTTCGCTGGATCAAATGAGCCCAGCGCTGGTAGAACGCATCGAAATTGCTAGAACGGCCGTCGCCGATCAGAGTACACAAGCGGTGGCCGGTACTATCAATATCATTCTGAAAGAGGCGCCTAGTCGTGCACAGAATGATTTGCGAGCAACCGTCGAATATTATGCCGAGCATCCAACTACCGGCTTCAACTATGTCTGGGGGCAGCGCAAGGGCGGCCTGTCGGCTACCCTGCCGCTCGCCTATTTCGAATGGCATGGTATCCAAAATATTCGCAACGAGCGCATTATGGAAGGCCTGGATGGGAATCCTTCCCACGCCGTGCAACGCGGTCAAGCTGGGTTCGGCGGCTGGTTCATCACCGCCGCACCGCGCCTCAACTGGAAGCTAAATGACGATGAAACGATTGGGCTGAATTCCTACCTAAGGAGAATCGCATCCTACAGCCACAGTAGCTATGCGAATCTGATTCTGGCTGGTCTTCCAAGCCTAGAAGACGATTCGGTGGGAAGCGGCGAGGGCAATACGGTCAACCTGAACATGAGTTGGAACAAGGTATTCACTTCCGAGCGCAAACTCGAGTTGAAGATGGGCGGCCTACAGACCCACAGTGCGTCTCAGTCTAGTACTTTCTACCGCGATACGTCGACTAATGAGTTGAGGCCCCAGCGCCTGAGCCTAGGAGATGTCCACGAACGTGGACTTTCTCAGTCCGGTAAGCTCGTGGAACTCGCTGGAGACGCGCATACGGTTAGCATGGGATGGGACTTCGATCAACGCCGTCGGGAGGAGCGCCGCACCGTCACTGAACGCGGCATACTGCAAACCGACAGTCTCGAAGGCGAGTCGTTTGCTGCCACGTTGACGCGCGGCGCAGTTTACGTGCAAGACGAATGGGAGATCGCGCCATTTTGGTCGGCCTATTACGGCCTACGTTGGGAGCAGATCCGAACAAACAGCGTCCTTGAGGTGTCCACCGCGCCCGTGCGCAACACCAGCGCGGTTCTGTCTCCGCTGTTAACTTTGAACTATGCCCTTGACGCAAAGAAACGCGACATCGTGCGTCTGAGCTTGGCACGCACCTACAAGGCTCCCGAGCTGAATCAGTTGTTGGCCCGGCCTATCATTAATGGTCTTTTCCCCGACATAACAATCAGTAACACCGAGCTCGCGCCGGACAGGGTTGGCAATTCGGCCTTGCGCCCCGAACTGGCGACCGGTTTGGACATAGCCTTTGAGAAGTACTTATCCGGAAGTGCATTTTTGAGTATTGGCTATTTCCAGCGTGAGATCCGGGACCTGATTAGGAACGTGACCACGCGAATGGATGTGCCTTATGCCAAGGTACCCCGTTGGATTGCGGTTCCGCAAAACTTTTCCAAGGCACAGACGAGTGGGCTGGAGGTTGAGGTCAAAGGACGCGCCGGTGATCTGATTCCCTCTCTCATCGACGCAAAGGCGCCGTTGAACGTCCGCTCTGCCTTGAATCTGTATTGGTCAAAAGTCGATGCGGTGCAACTACCCAACAGTCGCTTGGAGAATCAGCAACCCTGGTCGGCGCTGCTAAGCGTTGACTATCGCTGGCAGCAAGTGCCGTTGCACGCTGGAGCCACACTCACTTATCGGCCAGGATATGCCGCGCAAGCTACGCCGACGACCTTGTACACAACCAACCTCTCACGTGGGTTTGACCTCTTCGCCGCCTGGACCATCAACGCAAGCAGTACCTTGAGGTTCAACGCCCGCAATATTGCCCCAGTCGAGACAGTGACGGCTACCTATCTACCTGATGGATTTCAGCAGTCGGCGCGATTGCCCAGCACAATTTACGGACTTTCGATCGAGCTGAAGCTTTAG
- a CDS encoding ATP-binding protein has protein sequence MSGTAFTELSHNAIFIGGPVTGETYLATTNGVADITRHGKRVRFYSTVDHINAPEREMAARRLNFAKASARSKVRKLCWAIAPTAEIHQVDR, from the coding sequence ATGTCTGGCACGGCGTTCACGGAACTCTCGCACAACGCGATTTTCATCGGTGGCCCCGTAACCGGAGAGACATACTTGGCCACGACCAATGGCGTGGCCGACATCACCAGGCACGGCAAACGGGTGAGGTTCTATTCGACGGTAGATCACATCAATGCGCCGGAGCGGGAGATGGCCGCTCGGCGATTGAATTTTGCTAAAGCTTCAGCTCGATCGAAAGTCCGTAAATTGTGCTGGGCAATCGCGCCGACTGCTGAAATCCATCAGGTAGATAGGTAG
- a CDS encoding S8 family peptidase, whose product MTTAIGPGAGKPSEWSATIDQLAFGLNGLEPYASGVNWPAGELRQRLFVLSAGNVPWEAWSAYPQINYLTSIEDPGQAWNALTVGACTHRVDVDRGNWPNAKQIAPEGGLSPASTTSLLWRNSWPIKPDVVAEGGNATLNPQPHVSVGPESLRILTTSHRQDVSPFTESGDTSAAAAEVGRICAILRARYPAYWEETIRALVVHGARFTPHMRSQLPAHHDKADIKNLLRTYGFGKVSMANSLISSEQAPTLVVQDDIVPYRSEEGQIKLNQLKLHALPWPAQALRDLGGSNVEMRVTLSYFIEPNPSRRGWQSKFRYQSHGLRFAVKGASETEDRFNQRINKLEREEADLDGAESMSDPDRMDWEIGAQLRSRGSLHSDVWTGTAAALADKSHVAVFPVGGWWKDWNGSGRAGVSVPYSLVISIRPLDEIAAEIDFYTPIQIAIAVVNGVPIEGQP is encoded by the coding sequence ATGACGACAGCCATTGGGCCTGGTGCTGGGAAGCCCAGCGAGTGGTCAGCGACCATCGATCAGCTAGCCTTTGGCCTCAATGGGCTAGAACCCTATGCGAGCGGCGTCAACTGGCCGGCAGGGGAACTCCGCCAGCGCCTGTTCGTCTTGTCGGCGGGCAACGTACCATGGGAGGCGTGGAGCGCCTATCCGCAGATCAACTACCTCACCTCGATTGAAGATCCAGGTCAAGCTTGGAACGCGCTGACCGTAGGTGCCTGCACTCACCGAGTCGACGTGGATCGCGGCAACTGGCCGAATGCTAAGCAGATCGCGCCTGAAGGAGGCCTCTCGCCTGCATCCACAACATCGCTGCTATGGCGCAACTCCTGGCCGATTAAACCGGACGTCGTGGCGGAAGGCGGCAATGCCACACTCAACCCGCAGCCCCACGTAAGCGTGGGGCCGGAGAGCCTGCGCATTCTCACAACGTCGCATCGACAGGATGTGTCTCCGTTCACGGAGAGCGGTGACACCAGCGCAGCGGCTGCAGAAGTCGGGCGGATCTGCGCGATCCTGCGAGCGCGGTACCCTGCATACTGGGAAGAGACCATCCGCGCTCTGGTCGTTCATGGCGCGAGATTCACGCCGCACATGAGATCGCAGCTGCCGGCACACCATGACAAAGCCGATATAAAGAATCTGCTGCGCACGTATGGCTTCGGCAAAGTCTCAATGGCGAACTCGCTGATCTCCAGCGAACAGGCGCCTACCCTGGTGGTGCAGGATGACATCGTCCCGTACCGTTCCGAAGAAGGCCAAATCAAGCTCAATCAGCTCAAGCTCCATGCGTTGCCGTGGCCGGCTCAGGCCCTGCGCGATCTGGGCGGGTCAAACGTCGAGATGCGGGTTACGCTTTCATACTTCATCGAGCCGAATCCAAGTCGCCGCGGCTGGCAGAGCAAGTTTCGCTATCAGTCGCATGGGCTGCGGTTTGCAGTCAAGGGTGCGTCCGAGACCGAGGATCGTTTCAACCAGCGGATAAACAAGCTGGAACGCGAGGAGGCGGACCTCGACGGTGCCGAGTCCATGTCTGACCCAGATCGAATGGATTGGGAAATCGGAGCCCAACTAAGATCTCGCGGCTCGCTGCATTCAGACGTCTGGACCGGAACAGCAGCAGCGTTGGCGGACAAGTCGCATGTGGCCGTTTTTCCGGTTGGCGGATGGTGGAAGGACTGGAACGGTAGCGGACGCGCAGGCGTAAGCGTGCCCTACTCGCTGGTCATTTCCATTCGGCCTTTGGATGAGATCGCAGCTGAGATCGACTTCTACACGCCTATACAGATCGCGATCGCGGTGGTGAACGGTGTTCCGATTGAGGGCCAGCCGTAG
- the istA gene encoding IS21 family transposase, with translation MPTPRIHMRQLRQTLRLHLESGLSMRECSRVLGIAKSTVNSVVMKARAAGVDWAAAQTLDDAALEARLYGPAVPRSSTQLEPDFALVHQELKRPGVTLQLLWEEYQRGLTDAGSQAYKYTSFCVKYRAWVTGLKRSMRQVHPAGERLFIDYAGQTVPLVDAATGEIRQAQIFVAVLGASNYTFACATPTQTAADWVGAIMDALEFMGGVPRLIVPDQARALIARPDRYEATPSRLVEEFCDHYDVAMLPARPAHPRDKPKVEVGVQIVERWILARLRHRRFFTLAELNAAVRELLVDLNARPFKKLPGCRASAFAALDRPLLKPLPAARMPIARFKRARVNIDYHVELDGHYYSVPHRLVREQVELRITSTTVEILAGQQRVAVHAYSVRRGAHTTAPEHMPASHRAHREWTPAKLIAWGEHIGVATAAVVRWQMEHRPHPEQGYRSCLGLQSLARQFGHERLEAACVRAMSIRSPTYQSVKSILATGLDRQAAPAQATQAALPLHDNVRGPDYYH, from the coding sequence ATGCCCACTCCCAGGATTCACATGCGCCAACTTCGACAAACCCTTCGACTTCACCTTGAATCTGGCCTGAGCATGCGCGAGTGTTCGCGCGTGCTTGGCATCGCCAAGTCGACCGTCAATAGCGTCGTTATGAAGGCCCGCGCCGCCGGTGTGGACTGGGCCGCCGCCCAGACGCTGGACGATGCCGCCTTGGAGGCTCGCTTGTACGGCCCCGCTGTGCCTCGGTCCAGCACCCAGCTTGAGCCCGACTTCGCCCTCGTCCACCAGGAACTCAAGCGCCCCGGCGTCACCTTGCAATTGCTCTGGGAGGAGTACCAGCGCGGTCTGACCGACGCCGGCTCGCAAGCCTACAAGTACACCAGCTTCTGCGTGAAGTACCGCGCCTGGGTCACCGGCCTCAAGCGCTCGATGCGCCAGGTCCACCCGGCCGGCGAGCGCCTGTTCATTGACTACGCCGGCCAGACTGTGCCCTTGGTGGACGCTGCCACCGGCGAGATCCGGCAAGCGCAGATCTTCGTGGCCGTCCTCGGCGCCTCGAACTACACCTTCGCCTGCGCCACGCCGACACAGACAGCAGCCGACTGGGTCGGCGCCATCATGGATGCGCTGGAGTTCATGGGTGGCGTGCCCCGGCTGATCGTGCCGGATCAGGCGCGCGCCCTGATCGCCCGGCCCGACCGCTACGAGGCCACGCCTAGCCGTCTGGTCGAAGAGTTCTGCGACCACTACGACGTGGCGATGCTGCCCGCGCGTCCTGCTCATCCCCGCGACAAGCCCAAGGTGGAGGTCGGCGTGCAAATCGTCGAGCGTTGGATTCTGGCGCGGCTGCGGCACCGGCGCTTCTTCACCCTGGCTGAGCTCAACGCCGCTGTCCGGGAGTTGCTGGTGGACCTGAACGCTCGGCCGTTCAAGAAGCTACCCGGCTGTCGGGCCAGCGCCTTCGCGGCCTTGGATCGGCCGCTGCTCAAACCCCTGCCGGCAGCGCGCATGCCCATCGCCCGCTTCAAGCGCGCCCGGGTCAATATTGACTATCACGTTGAACTCGATGGCCATTACTACAGCGTGCCGCACCGGCTGGTGCGCGAGCAGGTCGAGTTGCGCATCACTTCGACCACGGTGGAGATTCTGGCGGGCCAGCAACGCGTGGCCGTGCACGCCTACAGCGTCCGGCGCGGGGCGCACACGACGGCGCCCGAGCACATGCCGGCCTCCCACCGGGCGCACCGAGAGTGGACCCCAGCCAAGCTCATCGCTTGGGGTGAGCACATCGGCGTGGCCACAGCCGCCGTGGTGCGCTGGCAGATGGAACACCGGCCGCACCCCGAGCAAGGCTACCGCTCCTGCCTCGGCCTGCAAAGCCTGGCGCGCCAGTTCGGCCACGAGCGGCTGGAAGCGGCCTGCGTTCGCGCCATGTCGATTCGCTCGCCGACCTACCAAAGCGTCAAGTCGATCCTGGCCACCGGCTTGGACCGGCAAGCCGCGCCGGCCCAAGCCACGCAGGCCGCACTCCCGCTGCATGACAACGTGCGCGGCCCCGATTACTACCACTGA
- the istB gene encoding IS21-like element helper ATPase IstB: MLNEHTLDQLRSLRLDGMVQALTDGATRTAAAELSFEERLAMLVQREVDWRDGKRLARLLKAAKLKVSSACIEDINWRGSRGLDRSLITQLAGCDWLRHGHNVLLTGATGCGKTWLACALAQQAARQGFAVLYTRAPRLLEELRVAHGDGSFGRRLAQLARIDLLVIDDFAIAPVTAADRNDLLELLDDRVGSRSTLITSQLPVSNWHQWLDDPTLADAILDRIVHSAQKIALKGESLRKKQDSV; encoded by the coding sequence TTGCTCAACGAACACACCCTGGATCAACTGCGCAGCCTGCGCCTAGACGGCATGGTGCAGGCGCTTACCGATGGCGCCACCCGCACGGCAGCGGCCGAGCTGTCCTTCGAGGAGCGGCTGGCCATGCTGGTGCAACGCGAGGTCGATTGGCGCGACGGCAAACGCCTGGCCCGGCTGCTCAAGGCGGCCAAGCTCAAGGTCAGCAGCGCCTGCATCGAGGACATCAACTGGCGAGGCTCGCGCGGGCTGGATCGCAGCCTCATCACCCAACTGGCGGGCTGCGACTGGCTGCGCCACGGCCACAACGTGTTGCTCACCGGGGCCACGGGTTGCGGCAAGACCTGGCTCGCATGCGCGCTGGCCCAGCAGGCGGCACGCCAGGGATTCGCGGTGTTGTACACGCGGGCGCCGAGGCTGCTGGAAGAGCTGCGGGTGGCCCACGGCGACGGCTCCTTCGGCCGGCGCCTGGCACAACTGGCGCGCATTGACCTGCTGGTCATCGATGACTTTGCGATTGCACCGGTCACGGCGGCCGACCGTAACGACCTGCTGGAGTTGCTCGACGACCGGGTCGGCAGCCGCTCGACGCTCATCACCAGTCAGCTACCCGTCTCAAACTGGCACCAATGGTTGGATGACCCGACATTGGCCGATGCCATCTTGGACCGGATCGTCCATTCGGCACAAAAGATCGCGCTCAAGGGCGAGTCGCTGCGCAAGAAACAGGACTCGGTATGA
- a CDS encoding S8 family serine peptidase: MTIAIQFAAGTDLDFKSLEWRRDGVEVLSVVDSGIGPVVALHVPEGKLSALEGRVRDYLDKDTATGKPKNARLVNAIDAIRHAAFEELWTEDTGAPALTEEPRWFQLWLRIGDGVVREVVETFTVAAQQLQITVEPGYLTFPGRIVIAAQCTRRALEQAMSLLDVIAEIRAVQPNAEFFLSNLTPREQADWIQDLLGRCTYSAPDVGPYVTLLDTGVNRAHLLLRDAIAEEDVMAVLPEWGGADPEGHGTEMAGIICHGDLAGVFAGSDDLVVPHRLESVKIFPPRGANPPHLYGWVIAQAVNTVECGFQRSRTVISA, encoded by the coding sequence ATGACCATTGCCATCCAGTTCGCGGCAGGAACCGATTTGGACTTCAAATCGCTGGAATGGCGGCGTGACGGCGTCGAAGTGCTCAGCGTGGTCGATTCGGGAATAGGACCGGTTGTCGCACTGCATGTTCCCGAAGGGAAGTTGAGCGCGCTGGAGGGTCGGGTCCGTGATTACCTTGACAAGGACACGGCTACGGGGAAGCCCAAGAATGCCAGACTGGTCAACGCAATCGACGCGATCCGGCATGCTGCCTTCGAAGAACTTTGGACCGAAGACACCGGAGCACCGGCCCTAACCGAGGAGCCGCGTTGGTTTCAACTCTGGCTTCGGATTGGCGATGGTGTTGTTCGCGAGGTAGTCGAGACGTTTACCGTTGCTGCACAGCAGTTGCAAATCACTGTCGAGCCGGGATATTTGACCTTCCCTGGCCGCATTGTGATTGCGGCGCAATGCACGCGTCGCGCGCTAGAGCAAGCGATGAGCCTGCTCGACGTAATTGCAGAGATTCGCGCAGTGCAGCCCAATGCAGAGTTCTTCCTATCCAATCTGACGCCGCGAGAGCAGGCGGACTGGATCCAGGACTTGCTTGGTCGCTGTACATATTCCGCTCCCGATGTCGGACCCTACGTCACTTTGCTAGACACCGGTGTGAACCGAGCCCACTTGCTCCTAAGAGATGCGATCGCAGAGGAAGACGTGATGGCGGTGTTGCCGGAATGGGGCGGCGCCGATCCAGAAGGACATGGCACGGAGATGGCAGGCATCATCTGCCACGGAGACTTGGCCGGTGTCTTTGCAGGAAGCGACGACTTGGTTGTTCCGCATCGTCTGGAGTCCGTGAAGATTTTCCCGCCGCGTGGCGCGAACCCGCCGCATCTGTACGGCTGGGTCATCGCCCAAGCTGTCAACACTGTCGAGTGCGGATTTCAGCGATCCCGGACAGTCATTTCAGCGTGA
- a CDS encoding AAA family ATPase, whose product MARAEQIKALFRAYAGNEDAQFIAVALQVAAEEARRGHGKLATELRELIEAARTPSAPRARARTMPLVQPRGELAELLTARYPEHHLKQMVLSAEVEQKLLRVLREQRQHERLNGHGLSARRKLLLVGPPGTGKTLTAAVLATELKLPLFTARFDSLITKFMGESASKLRLVFEALKSTRGVYLFDEFDSLGLQRGSQHDVAEMRRTLNMFLQLIEQDTSNSVIIAATNHGASLDSALFRRFDDVIRYTSPDDAQIEALLSNRLALHAPAGMSFFGLVSQARGLSHSEIVRACEDAIKDAVLEEQEHISESSVLLHLKERAASQLNM is encoded by the coding sequence ATGGCACGAGCTGAACAGATCAAGGCACTCTTCAGAGCCTATGCGGGCAATGAGGACGCGCAATTCATCGCGGTGGCGCTTCAGGTTGCGGCCGAGGAGGCGCGTCGAGGGCACGGTAAGCTCGCCACGGAATTGCGAGAGCTGATTGAAGCTGCCCGCACGCCTTCTGCGCCACGCGCCCGAGCCCGCACGATGCCCCTTGTGCAGCCGCGCGGCGAACTGGCGGAACTACTCACAGCCCGGTATCCAGAGCACCATCTCAAGCAAATGGTGCTGTCGGCTGAGGTCGAGCAAAAGCTGCTTCGGGTTCTCCGCGAGCAGCGGCAGCATGAAAGATTGAACGGTCACGGGCTGTCGGCACGGCGCAAGCTCCTGCTGGTCGGGCCGCCCGGCACCGGCAAAACGCTGACAGCGGCAGTTCTCGCCACGGAGCTGAAGCTTCCTCTCTTTACCGCGAGGTTCGACAGCCTCATCACCAAGTTCATGGGAGAGAGCGCTTCGAAGCTGCGCCTAGTCTTCGAGGCTCTGAAGTCGACGCGAGGCGTCTACCTCTTCGACGAGTTCGACTCCCTAGGTCTGCAACGAGGCAGTCAGCACGACGTCGCCGAAATGCGGCGTACGCTCAATATGTTCTTGCAGCTCATTGAGCAAGACACTTCGAATAGCGTAATCATTGCCGCGACGAATCACGGCGCCTCCCTCGATTCAGCCCTGTTCCGGCGTTTCGACGACGTCATCCGATATACCTCCCCAGACGACGCGCAGATCGAAGCTTTGCTCAGCAACCGTCTGGCACTGCACGCTCCTGCGGGAATGTCTTTTTTCGGTCTTGTGTCACAAGCTCGCGGCCTGTCTCATTCCGAGATCGTTCGCGCATGCGAGGACGCCATCAAGGATGCCGTGCTCGAAGAGCAAGAGCACATCAGTGAGTCGAGCGTGCTGCTGCACTTGAAAGAGCGCGCGGCCAGTCAGCTGAACATGTAA
- a CDS encoding IS3 family transposase (programmed frameshift): MSQQKQVRGKYTLEFKMEAVRLVKGGQSAAVTAQILGIPKASLSNWVRLSEDGKLSGAGDKPVTPEQMELARLRAELARMTMERDIGKKSGGVLCAGSSARYAWIQEMKTQWPVSLSCKVLDVSVSGYFEHQKAKAARRPSKDATPRLSDEAVLTHIRAVHGEVGQEYGWPRMAKELVARGHRVGKERVRKLMQRHGIRARGQRKFVVTTDSKHSLPVAPNLLRRDFKAQAPNQKWTSDITYIETAEGWLYLAAVVDLHSRQVVGWSMQDHMQTSLITDALRMAWFRRRPAPGLIFHSDRGSQYCSREFQGDLKKFGMRSSMSGKGDCWDNAPTESLWGRLKVGRLHGQKFSTKRQAKDEVIAWLTFYNHSRIHSTLGYVSPMTFEKNWHAAQQDKAA; encoded by the exons ATGAGTCAGCAAAAGCAGGTGCGTGGCAAGTACACGCTGGAGTTCAAGATGGAGGCGGTTCGCCTGGTCAAGGGCGGGCAGTCGGCCGCGGTGACGGCGCAGATTTTGGGCATACCCAAGGCCAGTCTGAGCAACTGGGTACGGCTCAGCGAGGACGGGAAGTTGAGCGGAGCCGGCGACAAGCCTGTGACGCCTGAGCAGATGGAGTTAGCGCGCTTGAGGGCCGAATTGGCTCGGATGACGATGGAGCGAGACATCG GCAAAAAAAGCGGCGGCGTACTTTGCGCAGGATCTTCTGCAAGGTACGCCTGGATTCAAGAAATGAAGACTCAGTGGCCGGTTAGCCTGAGCTGCAAGGTCCTGGATGTGAGCGTGAGCGGCTATTTCGAACACCAGAAGGCCAAGGCCGCCAGAAGGCCCAGCAAGGACGCCACGCCGCGTTTGAGCGATGAAGCGGTGCTGACCCACATCCGCGCAGTCCATGGCGAAGTGGGTCAGGAGTACGGCTGGCCTCGCATGGCCAAGGAGCTGGTTGCGCGTGGACATCGAGTGGGCAAGGAACGGGTGCGCAAGTTGATGCAGCGTCACGGGATTCGTGCGCGCGGCCAGCGCAAATTTGTTGTGACCACGGACAGCAAGCACAGCCTGCCGGTGGCGCCAAATCTGCTGCGGCGGGACTTTAAGGCGCAGGCTCCGAATCAGAAGTGGACCAGTGACATCACCTACATCGAGACGGCTGAAGGCTGGCTCTATCTGGCGGCGGTCGTCGACCTGCACAGCCGGCAAGTGGTGGGCTGGAGCATGCAGGACCATATGCAAACCAGCCTGATCACGGACGCCCTGCGCATGGCCTGGTTTCGGCGTCGACCGGCGCCTGGGCTGATTTTCCACAGCGACCGCGGAAGCCAGTATTGCAGCCGAGAATTTCAAGGCGACTTGAAGAAATTCGGCATGCGCTCATCGATGAGCGGCAAGGGTGATTGCTGGGACAATGCGCCGACGGAGAGCCTGTGGGGGCGACTGAAAGTGGGCCGGCTACACGGTCAGAAGTTCAGCACAAAACGGCAGGCCAAGGATGAAGTGATTGCCTGGTTGACCTTCTACAACCACAGTCGAATTCACTCGACCCTGGGCTACGTCAGCCCCATGACGTTTGAGAAAAACTGGCACGCGGCCCAGCAGGATAAAGCCGCGTAA
- the istA gene encoding IS21 family transposase, with translation MPTPRVTMSKIRHTLQLLHSGKLSQRQIGTSLGISKSTVSEIASYARVAGLDWNAAQALSDAELQGRLYRPAVARQSRHLEPDYATLHIELKRPGVTLQLLWEEYQAQHQGQAYKYSAFCEKYQQWAQRLRRSMRQTHEAGDKLFVDYAGQTVPMVDAATGEITQAQVFVAVLGASNYTYACATPAQKAADWVACIIATLEFIGGVPRLLVPDQPRALMIRPDRYEPTSHRLLDELSHHYGLAVLPARPAKPRDKPKVEVAVQVVERWILARLRHQQFFSLAALNKAIAALLQELNQRPFKKLPGCRASAFASLDRPLLGPLPATRMAIARFKPARVNIDYHVELDGHYYSAPHRLVGRRVELRITATTLEVLEGQARVAVHALSPHRGAHSTAPEHMPPSHRAHLQWTPDKLITWAEGIGAATAAVVRWQMERRAHPEQGYRSCLGLMRLGREYGHERLEAACARAQSIRAPNYKSVASILQCGLDQRPIDAPLPTQTSLPLHANLRGPDYYH, from the coding sequence ATGCCCACACCGAGAGTCACCATGAGCAAGATTCGACACACTTTGCAACTGCTGCACAGCGGCAAACTCAGCCAGCGCCAAATTGGCACCTCGCTGGGCATCTCCAAATCCACGGTCAGTGAGATCGCCAGTTATGCCCGCGTCGCCGGGCTGGACTGGAACGCCGCTCAGGCTTTGAGCGACGCCGAACTGCAGGGCCGGCTTTACCGGCCCGCTGTGGCACGCCAGTCCCGCCACCTGGAGCCCGACTACGCCACACTTCACATCGAACTCAAACGCCCCGGCGTCACCTTGCAGCTGCTCTGGGAGGAATACCAAGCACAACACCAGGGCCAGGCCTACAAGTACAGCGCCTTTTGCGAGAAGTACCAGCAATGGGCCCAGCGCTTGAGGCGCTCCATGCGCCAGACCCATGAGGCCGGCGACAAGCTCTTCGTGGACTATGCCGGGCAGACCGTGCCCATGGTGGATGCCGCCACTGGCGAGATCACCCAGGCGCAGGTGTTCGTGGCCGTGCTGGGCGCATCGAACTACACCTATGCCTGCGCCACGCCGGCCCAGAAGGCCGCCGACTGGGTCGCCTGCATCATCGCCACGCTGGAGTTCATCGGCGGGGTGCCCCGTCTGCTCGTGCCTGACCAGCCGCGTGCGCTCATGATCCGGCCCGACCGCTACGAGCCCACCAGCCACCGCTTGCTGGATGAGCTCTCCCACCACTACGGCCTGGCCGTGCTGCCAGCCCGACCGGCCAAGCCGCGCGACAAGCCTAAGGTCGAGGTGGCCGTGCAGGTGGTCGAGCGCTGGATTCTGGCGCGCCTGCGCCATCAACAATTCTTCAGCCTGGCCGCCTTGAACAAAGCCATTGCGGCCCTGCTGCAAGAGCTCAACCAACGCCCGTTCAAGAAACTGCCCGGCTGCCGTGCCAGCGCCTTTGCCAGCCTGGATCGGCCTCTCCTGGGGCCCTTGCCGGCGACGCGCATGGCCATCGCTCGCTTCAAGCCCGCGCGGGTCAACATCGACTATCACGTTGAACTCGATGGGCATTACTACTCCGCCCCCCACCGCCTGGTGGGCCGGCGGGTGGAGCTGCGCATCACGGCCACCACGCTGGAGGTGCTGGAGGGCCAGGCCCGCGTGGCTGTCCATGCCCTGAGCCCGCACCGAGGGGCCCACTCCACCGCGCCCGAGCACATGCCACCCTCGCACCGGGCGCACCTGCAATGGACGCCGGACAAGCTCATCACCTGGGCCGAGGGCATCGGTGCGGCCACTGCCGCCGTGGTGCGCTGGCAGATGGAGCGCCGCGCCCATCCCGAGCAGGGCTACCGATCCTGCCTGGGCCTCATGCGCCTGGGCCGGGAGTACGGCCATGAACGACTGGAGGCCGCGTGCGCGCGTGCCCAGTCGATTCGTGCGCCAAACTACAAAAGCGTCGCCTCCATCTTGCAGTGCGGCCTGGATCAGCGTCCCATCGATGCGCCGCTGCCCACCCAAACCAGTTTGCCCCTGCACGCAAACCTGCGCGGCCCCGACTACTACCACTGA